The following proteins are encoded in a genomic region of Sorangiineae bacterium MSr12523:
- a CDS encoding TetR/AcrR family transcriptional regulator has protein sequence MSKPPIWAVAAPGSRKPRFTREQIAKTALQIADSEGFEALSMRRVADELGAGTMTLYYYVRTKEDLLALVEDALMGETVEACESLPKAWRPAIRKLATATRATYLRHPWALRAHTGLRAGPNALRHIEQSLQSVAGLDVPLGQKLALLSIVDDYVFGHCASLVRRRSQAQFDRKTAKALSEAMNRYLEEGDYPHLRAMIGDDDPIDAFVKNSDFMTEDHHFDIGVDALLDGLSKRFKLK, from the coding sequence ATGTCAAAGCCCCCGATTTGGGCAGTCGCCGCGCCCGGTTCCCGCAAGCCGCGATTTACCCGCGAGCAGATCGCCAAGACGGCCCTGCAGATCGCAGATTCCGAGGGCTTCGAGGCGCTGTCGATGCGCCGGGTCGCCGACGAGCTCGGCGCGGGCACGATGACGCTCTACTACTACGTGCGCACCAAGGAGGACTTGCTGGCACTCGTCGAGGACGCGCTGATGGGCGAGACCGTCGAAGCGTGCGAGTCGCTGCCGAAGGCGTGGCGCCCCGCGATTCGCAAGCTCGCAACCGCGACCCGTGCGACCTATCTGCGCCACCCGTGGGCGTTGCGTGCGCACACTGGCCTGCGTGCCGGACCGAATGCGCTGCGCCACATCGAGCAGTCGCTGCAGTCGGTGGCGGGCCTCGATGTGCCGTTAGGCCAGAAGCTCGCACTCTTGTCGATCGTCGACGACTACGTGTTCGGCCACTGCGCCTCGTTGGTGCGAAGGCGCAGCCAAGCGCAATTCGATCGCAAGACCGCCAAGGCGCTGAGCGAGGCGATGAACCGCTACCTCGAGGAGGGCGACTACCCTCATCTGCGCGCGATGATTGGCGACGACGATCCCATCGATGCGTTCGTGAAGAACTCCGACTTCATGACCGAGGACCACCACTTCGACATCGGCGTCGACGCGCTGCTCGACGGCCTCTCGAAGCGCTTCAAGCTGAAGTGA
- a CDS encoding NmrA family NAD(P)-binding protein, with translation MKVLMVGATGGRAGLVLPELLKRGITVRALVRNEQRAHAARRNGAAETVIADLADPASLRAAVSGVEGVFHINPAFAPREADMGVAMVEAAQAAGVRKFVFSGVIHPSISAMSNHAAKQRVEDALYRSRMDFTVLQPARFMQNWAGPWREVVEHGRLPMPYAVTAKFCWVDYRDVAEVAARAMTSNELGYGTFELCAPGMSDGLQLAGMISEELGRLVEAQQIPRESFAASQMPAGPMREGLTRMLAHYDQYGLPGGNSAVLRTILGREPRSTRQYFRELVTHPHLAAPSTA, from the coding sequence ATGAAGGTGTTGATGGTTGGGGCAACGGGTGGCAGGGCCGGATTGGTTCTGCCCGAACTGCTAAAGCGGGGCATTACCGTTCGTGCGCTGGTACGCAACGAGCAACGGGCGCATGCCGCTCGCCGCAACGGTGCAGCCGAGACGGTGATTGCAGACCTTGCCGATCCCGCCAGCCTGCGCGCTGCCGTTTCGGGTGTGGAAGGCGTCTTCCACATCAATCCTGCATTTGCGCCACGCGAGGCCGACATGGGCGTGGCGATGGTCGAAGCCGCGCAGGCGGCGGGCGTACGAAAATTCGTCTTCTCGGGTGTGATCCATCCGTCGATATCCGCGATGAGCAATCACGCGGCAAAGCAACGGGTGGAGGACGCGCTGTACCGCTCGCGCATGGACTTTACCGTGCTACAGCCCGCGCGGTTCATGCAGAATTGGGCCGGCCCTTGGCGCGAAGTGGTCGAGCACGGCCGGCTTCCGATGCCCTACGCCGTGACGGCCAAGTTCTGCTGGGTCGACTACCGTGATGTCGCCGAGGTCGCGGCCCGGGCCATGACCAGCAACGAGCTTGGCTATGGCACCTTCGAGCTATGCGCGCCCGGAATGAGCGACGGACTACAGCTCGCTGGTATGATTAGCGAGGAACTGGGGCGCCTCGTCGAAGCGCAGCAGATTCCCCGCGAGTCATTCGCCGCGTCCCAGATGCCCGCCGGTCCGATGCGTGAGGGCCTCACGCGCATGCTGGCCCACTACGATCAATATGGCCTGCCCGGCGGAAATTCCGCCGTGCTGCGCACCATCTTGGGCCGTGAACCGCGTTCCACGAGGCAATATTTCCGCGAGCTCGTCACGCACCCCCATCTCGCAGCCCCATCGACTGCGTGA
- a CDS encoding asparagine synthase-related protein has product MKFVCAYRPSGGPVTEADFAPFARALGHAEHNMSAIYAGPFAAAGACIAENGARIAVGNAHMGYGRRLPAILNELDDRPVERWLGDFGIVVFDRASRQIQAMRDPFGVQSLFTADAQDLVLFSSHLALLEGHVSAAYSGEYVIDFLVEGGTRTAGTILRDVRTIPAGSLLVQRGPSRRMRPFWSALDFAARDEDASSETKDISRFRELFREAVHFNLGGAGETWSQLSGGLDSSSIVCTSTELAREGTPGAELAGTVTIYDDLCDADERVFVDAVTAHTGVENVKLIGYHAWRGGEAPRSDVPSVPNAHHAMRARMESAVTSAGGRVLLSGTGSDHYLDGRPFFIADALVRRGISAGARVAFEFAVEEKGSMWTVLGRCGALPLFPASIQSRFERTGEGFPRFLREDFLRATSARDRFRDARAALGGAGRKFDYATFRQLAGLPGPIEAERSEQVEMRYPFLYRPLVEHALRTPARFRVRPSSRKWILREAMRGTLPELVRTRRDKGGNTARTLWAMSNERTRWDTWLRDPFVAQLGWIEPAVLRAEIDELVAGRSKELMPVLHALSLEEWLRAREN; this is encoded by the coding sequence ATGAAATTCGTATGCGCCTACCGGCCCAGCGGCGGCCCGGTAACGGAGGCCGATTTCGCGCCCTTCGCACGCGCGCTCGGGCACGCCGAGCACAACATGAGCGCGATCTACGCAGGTCCCTTTGCCGCAGCCGGCGCCTGCATCGCCGAGAACGGTGCGCGGATTGCGGTCGGCAATGCGCATATGGGGTATGGCCGACGTTTACCGGCCATCCTGAACGAACTCGATGACCGGCCCGTCGAGCGATGGCTCGGCGATTTCGGTATCGTGGTATTCGACCGCGCATCCCGCCAGATCCAGGCGATGCGCGATCCGTTCGGCGTCCAATCGCTGTTTACGGCCGATGCCCAGGATCTCGTCCTATTCTCATCGCACTTGGCCCTGCTCGAAGGCCACGTGAGCGCGGCCTATTCGGGAGAGTACGTCATCGATTTTCTCGTCGAGGGAGGAACCCGAACCGCGGGCACGATTCTTCGGGACGTGCGCACCATTCCGGCGGGAAGCTTGCTCGTTCAACGCGGCCCATCGCGGCGAATGCGACCATTTTGGTCGGCCTTGGACTTTGCCGCGCGCGACGAGGACGCATCGTCCGAAACGAAAGACATTTCGCGATTTCGAGAGCTCTTTCGCGAGGCAGTGCATTTCAATCTGGGCGGTGCGGGCGAAACGTGGTCGCAATTGTCGGGCGGGCTCGATTCGTCATCCATCGTGTGCACTTCGACGGAGCTCGCACGCGAGGGGACGCCTGGCGCCGAGCTGGCGGGCACCGTCACCATCTACGACGACCTTTGCGACGCCGACGAGCGCGTCTTCGTGGACGCGGTAACGGCACACACCGGCGTGGAAAACGTCAAATTGATCGGCTATCACGCATGGCGCGGCGGTGAGGCGCCGCGCTCCGACGTGCCCTCGGTGCCGAACGCGCACCACGCGATGCGCGCTCGAATGGAAAGCGCGGTCACGTCGGCGGGCGGACGCGTGCTTCTCAGCGGCACGGGATCCGATCACTACTTGGATGGCCGCCCCTTCTTCATTGCCGATGCGCTCGTCCGCCGCGGAATCTCCGCGGGCGCACGGGTCGCATTCGAGTTTGCCGTCGAGGAAAAGGGCTCCATGTGGACGGTGCTCGGTCGATGCGGGGCCCTCCCGCTTTTTCCGGCGTCGATTCAATCGCGCTTCGAAAGGACGGGCGAGGGCTTCCCTCGATTTTTGCGCGAAGACTTCCTGCGCGCCACGTCGGCGAGAGATCGATTTCGCGATGCACGCGCCGCGCTCGGAGGGGCGGGGAGAAAGTTCGATTATGCCACATTCCGGCAGCTCGCCGGACTCCCGGGTCCGATCGAGGCCGAGCGATCCGAGCAGGTCGAAATGCGCTATCCATTTCTCTACCGCCCCTTGGTCGAGCATGCGCTTCGGACGCCGGCCCGGTTCCGCGTGCGCCCTTCGAGCCGCAAATGGATCCTGCGCGAGGCCATGCGCGGCACGCTTCCCGAGTTGGTGCGTACCCGCCGCGACAAGGGTGGGAATACCGCGCGGACGCTCTGGGCCATGTCCAACGAACGGACGCGATGGGACACATGGTTGCGCGATCCATTCGTCGCGCAGCTCGGATGGATCGAGCCCGCGGTCCTCCGTGCGGAGATCGACGAGCTCGTCGCCGGACGAAGCAAAGAGCTGATGCCCGTCCTGCACGCGCTCTCCCTCGAAGAATGGCTTCGCGCACGGGAAAACTGA
- a CDS encoding amidohydrolase family protein, translating into MTQRTLIRGGWIVRTDESDADLPHGDLLIEDGTIAAIGPSLAADGAETIDASGMLVLPGFVDTHRHTWQTTLRHRGGDWSLDDYFAQARIAAGQRTRPEDVYAGTLFGALTAIDSGITTLLDWSHIQNSPAHADAAVAALAESGLRAVFGHGGASIETPQGTDPAAQRHSVDIRRLRRERFTSDDGLLTLAMAATGPDYSSDVATAEDFALARELGIRITAHVATREPGPENRGIERMHAAGLLGPDITVVHGGGATDHALKLLADHGVTVSVSAQIELGMDGLAVPVLGRMLAAGLTPSLSVDSETATAGDMFTQMRTAFAIARRDRFEGRNARVSTRDVLRWATLQGARATGLEHRTGSLTAGKAADIILIRATDVNLAPVSSPTDAIVLAAHPGNVDTVLVAGRVLKRGGRLHADLDRARRLVQASHEHVLGS; encoded by the coding sequence ATGACGCAACGTACCCTCATCCGCGGTGGCTGGATCGTCCGCACCGACGAGTCCGACGCCGACCTTCCGCACGGAGATCTCCTCATCGAGGACGGGACGATCGCCGCCATCGGACCATCGCTCGCGGCCGACGGTGCCGAGACCATCGATGCTTCCGGCATGCTGGTGCTGCCCGGTTTCGTCGACACGCACCGCCATACATGGCAGACGACCCTTCGGCACCGCGGTGGCGATTGGTCGCTCGACGACTATTTCGCGCAGGCGCGAATCGCCGCCGGTCAGCGCACGCGCCCGGAGGATGTGTACGCCGGTACCTTGTTCGGAGCCCTAACGGCCATCGACAGCGGCATCACCACGTTGCTCGATTGGTCGCACATCCAGAACTCGCCGGCCCATGCGGATGCTGCCGTCGCCGCACTCGCCGAGTCGGGACTTCGCGCCGTTTTCGGGCACGGTGGTGCATCGATCGAGACGCCGCAGGGAACCGATCCGGCAGCGCAACGGCATTCGGTCGACATCCGCAGGCTGCGTCGCGAGCGCTTCACCAGCGACGACGGCCTCCTCACCTTGGCCATGGCCGCGACTGGTCCGGACTACAGCAGCGACGTGGCCACCGCCGAGGATTTTGCGCTCGCGCGCGAGCTCGGGATCCGCATTACGGCACACGTGGCGACGCGGGAACCGGGGCCGGAGAATCGAGGGATCGAGCGGATGCACGCCGCTGGCTTGCTCGGTCCGGACATCACCGTGGTCCACGGCGGCGGTGCGACGGACCACGCGCTGAAGCTTCTGGCCGATCACGGCGTCACAGTCTCCGTCTCCGCGCAAATCGAGCTCGGGATGGATGGCCTCGCCGTACCCGTCCTGGGCCGGATGTTGGCGGCCGGGCTCACCCCGAGCTTGAGCGTCGACAGCGAGACGGCTACCGCCGGCGACATGTTCACGCAGATGCGCACCGCGTTCGCCATCGCGCGGCGCGATCGATTCGAAGGACGCAACGCACGCGTCTCCACGCGTGACGTTCTACGCTGGGCCACACTCCAAGGGGCACGGGCTACGGGCTTGGAGCACCGCACCGGCTCACTGACCGCAGGCAAGGCCGCGGACATCATTTTGATCCGCGCCACGGACGTGAACCTCGCACCGGTGAGTTCCCCCACCGATGCCATCGTGCTCGCCGCGCATCCCGGTAATGTCGATACCGTGTTGGTGGCGGGTCGCGTTCTCAAACGAGGCGGCCGTCTCCATGCCGACCTCGATCGCGCCCGTCGTCTGGTGCAGGCGTCGCACGAACACGTGCTGGGCAGCTAG
- a CDS encoding MarR family transcriptional regulator, which yields MREKRAAVPDVVDDIMDAWRTQDPSVAHVAAEISKRIARLDSLLHAATDRALEPFGFQKAEFGVLSALRRMGPHHRLKPNELARSLLISSGGTSNVLRRLEQAGLIERGVDPNDQRSSWVRLTREGVRITDQAVRVYTAAQAEFFRPVAERTARDAADLLREVLVAVGDASPRAVGAPIRRARRG from the coding sequence ATGAGAGAAAAACGGGCGGCCGTGCCCGACGTCGTTGACGACATCATGGACGCCTGGCGCACGCAGGATCCCTCGGTTGCCCACGTCGCGGCCGAAATCTCCAAGCGGATTGCGCGCCTCGATTCGCTCCTTCATGCCGCGACGGATCGCGCGCTCGAGCCCTTCGGCTTTCAGAAGGCCGAGTTCGGTGTGCTGTCGGCGCTCCGGCGCATGGGGCCCCATCACCGGCTCAAACCCAACGAGCTCGCGCGCTCGCTGCTGATCTCGTCCGGCGGGACCAGCAACGTGCTTCGCCGGCTCGAGCAGGCCGGCCTCATCGAGCGCGGGGTCGATCCCAACGACCAACGCAGCTCGTGGGTGCGTCTCACCCGCGAGGGGGTACGCATCACCGATCAAGCGGTGCGCGTCTACACGGCGGCGCAGGCCGAATTTTTCCGCCCGGTCGCCGAGCGAACCGCGCGCGATGCCGCCGACCTACTGCGCGAGGTGCTGGTCGCCGTGGGCGATGCCAGCCCCCGCGCCGTCGGAGCGCCGATTCGCCGCGCCCGTCGCGGCTAA
- a CDS encoding FAD-dependent monooxygenase encodes MTYEQHADQGNDLVYDVIIAGAGPVGLFLASELRLAKLSVLVLERSEDPHSPLKRLPFGMRGLWGPSIEAFYRRGLLERIAQQRRDDDKGPGQPAPGAITSSSRLRGPAGHFAGIQFDYSNIDSSRWTYRLPGPADTQFGSEMEHLERVLAAHALSMGVEIQRGHGVEGFESSNDEVLVRAGDQRFRARWLVGCDGARSTVRKQAGFEFVGTEPEFTGYSVQVEMADPSVLPLGRHYTEVGMYTQWQPGVFGIADFDGGAFHRTQPLTREHVQAVLRRVSCTDVTVEALHIASTWTDRSYQATTYRKGRVLLAGDAAHIHSPLGGQGLNLGLGDAMNLGWKLAAAVRGDAPDGLLDSYTAERHPVGARILEWTRAQVALMRPNRQSRALQAVVRDLIDTRDGATYFAERVWGVSLRYDLGEEHPLVGRSCPDFELEDGTRVGSRLRDGHGLLLDFGRQAPLQALDGLWGDHVRYVARDAKDRLGLSAVLVRPDGFVAWASDTTPHAEDVRRAAARWFGRS; translated from the coding sequence ATGACGTACGAACAACACGCGGACCAAGGAAACGACTTGGTCTACGACGTGATCATCGCAGGGGCAGGGCCGGTCGGCCTGTTCCTTGCCAGCGAGCTACGGCTCGCGAAACTCTCCGTGCTGGTGCTCGAGCGATCGGAGGATCCGCACTCGCCCCTGAAGCGCCTTCCATTCGGAATGCGAGGGCTTTGGGGTCCGAGCATCGAAGCCTTCTACCGGCGCGGCCTCTTGGAACGAATCGCGCAGCAACGTCGCGACGACGACAAGGGCCCTGGCCAGCCGGCACCTGGCGCCATCACGTCCAGCTCACGGCTGCGCGGCCCTGCCGGCCACTTCGCGGGCATTCAGTTCGACTACAGCAACATCGATTCGTCGAGGTGGACGTACCGGCTACCTGGCCCGGCGGACACGCAATTCGGGAGCGAAATGGAGCATCTCGAGCGCGTCCTGGCCGCTCACGCACTCTCCATGGGAGTCGAGATCCAGCGCGGTCATGGTGTCGAAGGCTTCGAGTCTTCGAACGACGAAGTGCTCGTCCGTGCCGGCGATCAACGCTTTCGCGCACGTTGGCTCGTGGGTTGCGATGGCGCCCGCAGCACCGTGCGCAAGCAAGCTGGCTTCGAGTTCGTCGGCACCGAGCCTGAGTTCACGGGATATTCGGTCCAAGTCGAAATGGCCGATCCTTCGGTACTCCCCCTGGGCCGGCACTACACGGAGGTCGGTATGTACACCCAGTGGCAGCCGGGGGTGTTCGGGATAGCCGACTTCGACGGCGGCGCATTCCATCGCACCCAGCCGCTCACACGCGAGCACGTGCAAGCGGTCTTGCGGCGCGTCTCCTGCACCGACGTGACCGTCGAGGCGTTGCACATTGCCTCGACATGGACAGACCGCTCGTACCAAGCGACGACCTACCGCAAAGGGCGGGTGCTGCTGGCAGGCGACGCCGCGCACATCCATTCACCGCTCGGTGGTCAAGGCTTGAACCTCGGACTTGGCGACGCCATGAACCTCGGGTGGAAGCTTGCTGCAGCGGTTCGAGGCGATGCCCCCGATGGCTTGCTCGACAGCTACACCGCGGAGCGGCATCCTGTCGGGGCGCGCATCCTCGAGTGGACGCGGGCCCAAGTCGCGCTGATGCGACCGAACCGACAATCCCGCGCGCTCCAAGCCGTCGTCCGAGACTTGATCGATACACGCGACGGCGCGACGTACTTCGCGGAACGTGTCTGGGGTGTGAGCCTTCGCTATGACCTCGGCGAGGAACACCCGTTGGTGGGACGCAGCTGCCCGGACTTCGAGCTCGAAGACGGAACGAGGGTCGGCTCACGGCTTCGCGATGGACATGGTTTGCTGTTGGACTTCGGCCGACAGGCTCCGCTGCAGGCGCTCGATGGCCTTTGGGGCGACCATGTCAGGTACGTGGCTCGCGACGCGAAGGATCGACTTGGACTGAGCGCCGTGCTCGTGCGTCCTGATGGGTTCGTTGCATGGGCGAGCGATACGACGCCCCATGCCGAAGATGTCAGAAGGGCCGCAGCGAGGTGGTTCGGGCGTAGCTGA
- a CDS encoding acetylserotonin O-methyltransferase — MSSAIQPTLTKRLLDTLLEARVAHALYAATKFGFADLLASEPKTSTELAQLSNTHAPSVFRLLRALASSGIFVELDDGRFANTPLSELLRADGPGSMRNNVLFLHHDIMTLAWTKLPATVETGKPSFDLYYGEELWQHLMKNPEVGAVFNAGMTSLSTMYANAVVNAYDFADIGTICDVGGGRGILLGTILAKYPQLRGILFDQPQVVDSVGEGHDWAPVKDRCQVVGGNFFESVPQADAYVMKSVLHDWSDEDAVRILKTVHQAAKPGQKLLLVESVVEPGNGPDDGKVLDLFMMVMTNGGRERTEKEFATILNAGGFELLRVIRTGSNKSIIESRRR, encoded by the coding sequence ATGTCATCTGCAATCCAGCCTACATTGACCAAGAGGCTGCTCGACACTCTCCTGGAAGCACGAGTCGCTCACGCGTTGTATGCGGCCACCAAATTCGGTTTTGCCGACCTTCTCGCCTCGGAGCCGAAAACATCGACCGAACTTGCGCAACTCAGCAATACGCATGCTCCTTCCGTGTTCCGTTTGCTGCGAGCGCTCGCGAGCTCGGGTATTTTCGTCGAGCTCGACGACGGCAGGTTTGCGAACACGCCGTTGTCCGAGTTGCTACGCGCGGACGGTCCCGGTTCGATGCGAAACAACGTCCTCTTTCTTCATCACGACATCATGACGCTAGCTTGGACGAAGCTGCCGGCCACCGTCGAAACCGGAAAACCGTCGTTCGACCTGTACTATGGCGAAGAGCTTTGGCAACACCTCATGAAGAACCCCGAGGTCGGTGCAGTCTTCAATGCAGGAATGACATCTCTTTCGACCATGTACGCCAATGCGGTGGTCAATGCGTACGATTTCGCCGACATCGGCACGATATGCGACGTCGGTGGCGGTCGAGGCATTTTGCTCGGGACCATTCTGGCCAAGTATCCGCAGCTGCGAGGCATTCTTTTCGATCAGCCGCAGGTCGTCGATTCCGTCGGCGAGGGGCACGATTGGGCCCCCGTCAAGGACCGATGTCAGGTCGTGGGCGGGAATTTCTTCGAGTCGGTGCCCCAGGCGGATGCCTACGTGATGAAGAGCGTTTTGCACGATTGGAGCGACGAAGATGCCGTGCGCATCTTGAAGACCGTGCACCAAGCGGCGAAGCCGGGTCAAAAGCTTCTCTTGGTCGAGTCCGTCGTCGAACCGGGAAATGGTCCCGACGATGGCAAAGTCCTCGATCTTTTCATGATGGTCATGACGAACGGCGGCCGCGAGCGCACGGAAAAGGAGTTCGCGACGATCTTGAACGCCGGCGGCTTCGAGCTATTGCGCGTCATACGCACCGGATCGAACAAGAGCATCATCGAATCGCGTCGGCGATGA
- a CDS encoding lasso peptide biosynthesis B2 protein: MFLPSGSRVWARRQTISTLAGSQNDPWGERTIVLDMRRGRYRRFSGMGSRIWELLEHPARMDDIVDRLEDEYDAPRARIVADVEAFLADLERIGLVETRAIVTAPPAPAECALALAAARTLVKVAGLHRAVAVLRAHSRGRPSQVNRDIAEQAVRAMRVAGALYPGRAECLERSMALCFVLRRRGLHARLHFGVDPFYFDGHAWVVHGGELLDETRETLATYLPLSDIEL; encoded by the coding sequence ATGTTCTTACCTTCGGGATCCCGCGTCTGGGCGCGACGCCAAACGATCTCCACGCTTGCTGGCTCGCAGAACGACCCGTGGGGCGAGCGGACGATCGTGCTCGACATGCGGCGTGGTCGCTACCGTCGCTTCTCGGGCATGGGGTCACGCATTTGGGAGCTCCTGGAGCATCCGGCGCGCATGGACGACATCGTTGACCGGCTGGAGGACGAATACGATGCACCGCGCGCGCGCATCGTCGCAGACGTAGAGGCTTTCCTGGCCGATCTCGAACGCATCGGGCTCGTGGAAACGCGCGCGATCGTCACCGCACCGCCGGCCCCGGCGGAGTGCGCACTCGCCCTGGCCGCCGCCCGCACCCTCGTAAAGGTGGCAGGGCTCCACCGTGCGGTCGCCGTCCTTCGAGCGCATTCGCGGGGACGCCCATCCCAGGTGAATCGCGATATCGCGGAGCAGGCGGTGCGTGCGATGCGCGTCGCAGGCGCACTGTATCCTGGACGCGCCGAGTGCCTCGAGCGTTCGATGGCGCTTTGCTTCGTCCTGCGCCGCAGAGGCTTGCACGCGCGCCTGCATTTCGGAGTCGACCCCTTCTATTTCGATGGGCACGCGTGGGTCGTGCACGGTGGCGAGCTACTCGATGAAACGCGCGAGACGCTGGCGACGTATTTGCCATTGAGCGACATCGAGCTATGA